In Vanessa atalanta chromosome 17, ilVanAtal1.2, whole genome shotgun sequence, one DNA window encodes the following:
- the LOC125070368 gene encoding protein C1orf43 homolog: protein MQDFTSILNIIFIISGGVLTFVILFIFAKRQITRFALRSRRGPHIPIGVAAKKCLKREIERRIEAVPRIVHEPRLLCAEPSHYILEPQQPYHYRFRAVDDVKTLEDEIARQDPVLKRHSRESLRAFLLSSLAAPLDGRGQKLVHQFCDAYESARHHPAEFGEDEYRSYSRLLLKLLDAARLLKSVSCVGGARASPQRRPARLLEPARPRPAPRPANHYTALENMPVEAKLEEEVLRVPVRSPTEPLVKAPADETAL, encoded by the exons ATGCAAGACTTCACAAGTATATTGaacattatattcattataagcGGGGGTGTGTTAACTTTCGTGATCCTATTCATTTTCGCAAAAAGACAAATAACAAGATTCGCCCTTCGATCCAGGCGAGGCCCTCATATACCCATTGGTGTGGCCGCGAAAAAG TGCTTAAAGAGAGAAATAGAGCGTCGTATAGAAGCAGTTCCTCGGATTGTGCATGAGCCACGCTTGCTATGTGCCGAACCTTCCCACTACATACTTGAACCACAGCAGCCTTATCACTATAGGTTCCGAGCTGTTGATGATGTTAAAACATTAG AAGATGAAATAGCTCGTCAAGATCCGGTCCTTAAACGTCATTCGCGCGAGTCTCTCCGAGCATTTCTCCTGTCGTCTCTTGCTGCACCCCTAGATGGTCGAGGGCAGAAGTTGGTCCATCAATTTTGTGACGCTTACGAGTCAGCGAGACACCATCCCGCCGAATTTGGAGAAGATGAGTACCGATCGTACAGTCGGTTGCTATTGAAACTCCTGGATGC AGCCCGACTGCTGAAGAGCGTGTCGTGCGTGGGCGGCGCGCGTGCCAGCCCGCAGCGCCGCCCCGCGCGCCTGCTGGAGCCCGCGCGCCCGCGCCCCGCGCCGCGCCCCGCCAACCACTACACCGCGCTAGAG AACATGCCAGTGGAGGCAAAACTCGAAGAGGAGGTGCTCCGGGTCCCAGTAAGGAGCCCTACCGAGCCGCTGGTCAAGGCGCCAGCCGATGAGACTGCTCTCTGA